One part of the Arthrobacter tumbae genome encodes these proteins:
- a CDS encoding ATP-dependent DNA helicase RecG, with amino-acid sequence MNNRRPPELSAPLDPKLLGTKVVKVLGESLGIYSVGQLLNHFPRTYLAPGTLTGLSGVPFDEEITLIARVQSANSRWMKTRKGKLLDVVITDDDAGHLGTMHVTFFNGRSAERQLTVGTRAVFSGKTGSFRGQLTLTNPRFSLLDEDDGGMEKHLVPIPVYPASEQVSSEQIKKSIDKLLNTLAHSQLNDPVPADIARRDRLMNITQAYEVIHRPAEVEDAYRAQHRFRYQEALVLQTALARRRAEVLTEEATSRPPSPGGLRDQFDASLPFTLTSGQEQVGGELAKDLAAAHPMNRLLQGEVGSGKTLVALRAMLQVIDAGGQAALLAPTEVLAAQHHQSITRTLGPLAEGGMLGGAVDGTRVVLLTGSMSTAQRREALLAAASGDAGIVIGTHALLSENVQFFDLGLIVVDEQHRFGVEQRDALRAKAAAAPHMLVMTATPIPRTVAMTVFGDLDVSTLTELPAGRAPIATHIVGLSENPSWVDRAWARAREEIDAGRQVYVVCPKIGDSQMEPDSADALELYDGPPTNKQELTSVVELFESLRDVPALAGVRMGLLHGRLDPTEKSATMAGFNDGGISLLISTTVIEVGVDVPNATLMVIMDADRFGISQLHQLRGRIGRGGHPGTCLLVTQLEPEHPSRERLNAVASTSDGFELSQKDLELRREGDILGASQSGGRSALRFLKVIQHAGVIEKARKDAQELIDADPDLAEHPELEEALDLYLNAEKEAFLERG; translated from the coding sequence ATGAATAACAGGCGCCCGCCCGAGCTCTCCGCACCACTGGACCCCAAACTGCTCGGCACCAAAGTGGTGAAGGTCCTCGGTGAAAGCCTGGGAATCTACTCCGTCGGTCAGCTTCTGAACCACTTTCCCCGGACCTACCTTGCTCCAGGGACGCTGACGGGGTTGTCCGGCGTCCCGTTCGATGAAGAGATCACCCTGATCGCCCGTGTCCAGTCGGCGAATTCGCGGTGGATGAAGACGCGCAAGGGCAAACTGCTGGATGTTGTCATTACCGACGACGACGCCGGGCACCTTGGAACCATGCATGTCACCTTTTTCAACGGCCGCTCTGCTGAACGGCAGCTCACAGTGGGGACCCGCGCGGTTTTCTCCGGCAAGACCGGCAGTTTCCGGGGTCAGTTGACGCTCACCAATCCGCGCTTTTCGCTGCTGGATGAGGATGACGGCGGTATGGAGAAGCACCTCGTGCCCATCCCCGTGTATCCGGCTTCTGAACAGGTCAGCAGCGAGCAGATCAAGAAGTCCATCGACAAGCTTCTCAATACCCTCGCCCATTCACAGCTGAACGACCCCGTTCCCGCGGACATCGCCCGCCGTGACCGGCTGATGAACATCACCCAGGCCTATGAGGTGATCCACCGACCCGCGGAGGTGGAGGATGCCTACCGTGCCCAGCACCGCTTCCGCTACCAGGAGGCGTTGGTGCTGCAGACAGCGCTGGCACGGCGGCGTGCGGAAGTCCTGACCGAGGAGGCGACGTCCCGTCCGCCGAGCCCGGGCGGATTGCGCGATCAGTTTGATGCTTCGCTGCCGTTCACGTTGACTTCCGGGCAAGAGCAGGTGGGAGGGGAATTGGCGAAGGATCTCGCCGCCGCTCATCCCATGAACCGGCTGCTTCAGGGCGAGGTCGGGTCGGGAAAGACGCTTGTTGCCCTGAGGGCGATGCTGCAGGTGATCGACGCCGGGGGGCAGGCTGCCCTTCTGGCACCCACTGAGGTGCTTGCCGCGCAGCATCACCAATCCATCACTCGCACCCTCGGCCCGCTGGCTGAGGGAGGAATGCTCGGCGGGGCGGTGGACGGAACGCGGGTTGTGCTCCTGACGGGCTCCATGTCGACGGCGCAAAGGCGTGAGGCGTTGCTTGCAGCCGCGTCCGGAGACGCCGGCATTGTCATAGGAACACACGCCTTGTTATCGGAGAACGTTCAGTTCTTCGACCTGGGGCTGATTGTTGTCGATGAGCAGCACCGCTTCGGAGTTGAGCAGCGCGACGCGCTGCGGGCGAAGGCTGCCGCGGCACCGCACATGCTCGTCATGACGGCTACCCCCATTCCCAGGACCGTTGCGATGACCGTCTTCGGTGACCTCGACGTGTCAACGCTGACCGAACTGCCTGCGGGCCGTGCCCCCATCGCAACCCACATCGTAGGGCTTTCCGAGAACCCCAGCTGGGTGGATCGTGCGTGGGCCCGGGCGCGGGAGGAGATTGACGCAGGCCGGCAGGTCTACGTTGTCTGCCCCAAAATCGGGGACTCACAGATGGAGCCGGACAGCGCCGACGCGCTGGAACTTTACGATGGCCCGCCCACGAACAAACAGGAACTGACATCCGTCGTGGAGCTATTCGAATCCCTGCGGGATGTTCCCGCCCTTGCCGGGGTGAGGATGGGACTGCTGCACGGTCGTCTTGATCCAACAGAAAAATCAGCCACTATGGCCGGATTCAATGACGGCGGCATCAGCCTCCTGATCTCCACCACCGTGATCGAGGTGGGAGTGGACGTTCCGAACGCCACGCTCATGGTGATCATGGACGCAGACCGCTTCGGCATTTCGCAGCTCCATCAGCTACGGGGGAGGATCGGCAGGGGAGGGCACCCCGGCACCTGCCTGCTTGTCACGCAACTCGAACCGGAACACCCCAGCCGGGAGCGGCTGAACGCTGTCGCGTCAACGTCGGACGGCTTTGAACTGTCCCAGAAGGACCTGGAGCTGCGACGGGAGGGCGACATTCTGGGCGCATCACAGTCGGGAGGCAGATCGGCGCTGCGCTTCCTCAAGGTGATCCAGCATGCCGGCGTGATTGAGAAAGCCCGGAAAGATGCCCAGGAACTCATCGACGCGGACCCGGATCTGGCCGAGCATCCCGAGTTGGAGGAAGCGCTGGATCTCTATCTGAATGCCGAGAAGGAAGCCTTCCTCGAACGCGGATAG
- a CDS encoding DAK2 domain-containing protein, whose protein sequence is MKRWLSKAEVSLGNHSDRLNAINIFPVADGDTGTNLYLTVRAAAQAVADLETHDLGDLLKVAGQAAMEDARGNSGTLFAVFLAAIAEPLHGASRLSGPLLATALNRAQIRSWSALSDPVPGTMLSVLEAAAVGAATVDQANEGDDSNHALAMTLQGAVEAALKAVVQTESQLGALTEAKVVDAGGVGFLLIMDALRAASLGEELQDELLDGLHGYDVQAPHIHNGMPAEGVEVMCTINLSPLDAAILRLHLDEVGDSVIMSAVTEVEEGYRWRVHVHVPEAALALRYIEEAGQPSHIAVTQLAGAGAVVPQDPGYLTEQERYGS, encoded by the coding sequence ATGAAGCGATGGTTGAGCAAGGCTGAAGTCTCCCTCGGCAATCACAGCGACCGCCTTAATGCCATCAATATCTTTCCTGTAGCTGATGGTGACACCGGCACCAACCTCTACCTGACCGTTCGGGCAGCAGCGCAGGCGGTGGCAGATCTTGAAACCCATGACCTCGGTGACCTGCTGAAGGTTGCCGGTCAGGCCGCCATGGAAGATGCCCGTGGCAACTCCGGCACGCTCTTCGCAGTCTTCCTGGCGGCAATCGCCGAGCCGCTCCACGGCGCGTCCCGTCTCTCAGGTCCGTTGTTGGCCACCGCACTGAACCGTGCCCAGATCCGCAGTTGGTCGGCGCTTAGCGACCCGGTTCCCGGCACCATGCTTTCCGTGCTCGAGGCGGCAGCGGTCGGAGCTGCCACCGTGGACCAGGCCAACGAGGGGGATGACAGTAACCACGCCCTCGCCATGACGCTGCAGGGAGCAGTGGAAGCCGCGCTCAAGGCAGTGGTGCAGACCGAGAGCCAGCTTGGAGCGCTCACTGAGGCGAAAGTGGTTGATGCCGGCGGAGTGGGCTTCCTGCTCATCATGGATGCGCTACGTGCGGCTTCACTCGGTGAAGAGCTGCAGGACGAACTGCTCGACGGTCTGCATGGATACGACGTTCAGGCCCCCCACATCCACAACGGGATGCCGGCGGAGGGGGTCGAGGTCATGTGTACCATCAACCTCAGCCCGCTGGACGCCGCCATCCTACGGCTTCACCTCGATGAGGTGGGAGATTCCGTCATCATGAGCGCTGTGACGGAGGTCGAGGAGGGCTATCGCTGGCGCGTGCACGTTCACGTTCCCGAAGCCGCCCTGGCACTCAGGTACATCGAGGAAGCCGGGCAGCCCAGTCACATTGCCGTGACCCAATTGGCTGGCGCTGGTGCAGTCGTCCCGCAGGACCCGGGCTACTTGACGGAGCAGGAACGGTACGGGTCCTGA
- a CDS encoding YsnF/AvaK domain-containing protein: MITQEHIDRILDGNGNVVDQDGNKVGSAGQVYVDDHTGEPSWVTVKTGLFGTSESFAPLQGASMDGDDVRIAYTKDQVKDAPKVDPDQNLSEAEEEDLYRHYSLSRPGGDDSLSRPDGDYDAAEHGTYSGTTTGSDDLGNSSPGIAGVGDRDRDDADRGDRDRYDADRGDRTVGHDTSGPTTDDAMTRSEERLHVGTEQREAGRARLRKYVTTENVTQTVPVQREEVRIEREPITDANRGAAHDGPAISEEEHEVTLHEERPVVDKEAVPVERVRLDKETVTDEQTVNEEVRKEEIETDGDDSRRGL; encoded by the coding sequence ATGATCACGCAGGAACACATCGACCGCATTCTTGATGGCAACGGGAACGTTGTTGACCAGGACGGCAATAAGGTTGGATCCGCGGGCCAGGTGTACGTGGATGACCACACGGGAGAGCCCAGCTGGGTCACAGTGAAGACGGGCCTTTTCGGTACGTCTGAATCATTCGCGCCGTTGCAGGGCGCCTCTATGGACGGCGATGATGTGCGCATCGCCTATACCAAGGATCAGGTCAAGGATGCACCCAAGGTTGATCCGGACCAGAATCTGAGTGAGGCGGAAGAAGAGGATCTCTACCGCCACTACTCACTCAGCCGCCCGGGTGGAGATGATTCACTCAGCCGCCCGGATGGAGATTACGACGCCGCGGAACACGGCACATACTCCGGTACCACAACCGGATCTGATGATCTCGGGAATTCCAGTCCCGGCATCGCAGGTGTCGGTGACAGGGATCGGGATGATGCCGATCGCGGCGACCGTGATCGGTACGACGCAGATCGCGGTGACCGGACAGTGGGACATGACACTTCCGGCCCCACCACAGATGATGCCATGACCCGGTCCGAGGAACGGTTGCACGTCGGCACGGAGCAGCGAGAGGCCGGGCGTGCCCGGCTCCGCAAGTACGTAACGACGGAGAACGTCACACAGACCGTACCGGTGCAGCGGGAGGAAGTACGGATCGAGCGTGAGCCGATCACCGACGCGAACCGCGGCGCCGCTCATGATGGCCCGGCCATCAGCGAAGAAGAGCACGAGGTGACTCTTCACGAGGAGCGCCCCGTCGTCGATAAGGAGGCTGTGCCCGTTGAGCGGGTTCGCCTGGATAAGGAAACAGTCACTGACGAGCAGACAGTGAATGAAGAAGTCCGCAAGGAAGAGATAGAGACCGACGGCGACGACTCCCGCCGCGGACTCTGA
- a CDS encoding GAF and ANTAR domain-containing protein: MGELVSFEPDEDFDAPGWEAGKPAVQEERSLLEKLQDLVLSTSDMQEFLNELAVLSARSVSGNGEDVLCGITLLRRRRAATVAYNSETAKSMDELQYAFKEGPCLTAASEQRTIVVDDFATENRWPEYSEVVSGHGLRSILSAPFTIGAGAHAAMNLYSYRPGSFRNEEVTFAESYARQASKGLQLALRMAHYSEEADNRSRAMESRTDIDVAVGIVMAQNRCSQAVAFEILQRASNTRNVKLRVIAAEIVQRVSGTAPATHFDG; the protein is encoded by the coding sequence GTGGGCGAGCTTGTCTCCTTTGAGCCTGATGAGGACTTCGACGCACCCGGCTGGGAGGCCGGGAAGCCGGCTGTGCAGGAAGAACGCTCGCTTCTTGAGAAGTTGCAGGATCTGGTGCTGTCCACCTCGGACATGCAGGAGTTCCTCAACGAACTTGCCGTCCTTTCAGCCCGCAGCGTCAGCGGGAACGGGGAGGACGTCCTGTGCGGCATCACCCTGTTGCGCCGCCGCCGCGCAGCGACGGTGGCCTACAACTCGGAGACTGCGAAGTCCATGGATGAACTGCAGTACGCCTTCAAGGAGGGCCCGTGCCTCACGGCAGCCAGTGAGCAGCGCACCATCGTCGTGGACGATTTCGCTACCGAAAACAGGTGGCCCGAGTATTCAGAGGTGGTCTCCGGACACGGTCTGCGTTCCATCCTTTCTGCCCCGTTCACCATCGGGGCCGGAGCACATGCCGCAATGAACCTGTATTCCTATCGTCCGGGCTCCTTCAGGAACGAGGAAGTCACCTTCGCCGAGTCATATGCACGGCAGGCGTCGAAAGGGTTGCAGCTGGCATTGCGGATGGCGCACTACAGCGAGGAAGCGGACAACCGCAGCCGCGCCATGGAGTCCAGAACAGACATCGACGTGGCTGTTGGGATCGTCATGGCGCAAAACCGCTGTTCGCAAGCTGTTGCGTTCGAGATCCTGCAGCGGGCGTCCAACACACGCAACGTCAAGCTGCGCGTGATTGCCGCGGAGATTGTCCAACGGGTTTCCGGTACTGCGCCTGCGACGCACTTCGACGGTTAG
- a CDS encoding class F sortase has product MTATQRNAAAPAPRPRMRLWVAGAAVLGALISTTALSGALAPQATPEETAPPATISASATPTPTTEASPSPSTQAAAPEPRAAAPERLIVESAGIDVAVLPLTPSSADEASQSLVPPFTLDGYWLTSFGMPGRGSNDTTYITGHSWEDREAPFNRLSTDVEVGHEIVLHTGSGAQHYVVDSITTHDKDTLKDSDIWEITPNRLVLISCYTEDPWGKNVVVTANPKTSP; this is encoded by the coding sequence ATGACTGCCACACAGCGGAATGCTGCTGCCCCCGCTCCCCGGCCGCGAATGCGGCTGTGGGTTGCGGGGGCGGCAGTGTTGGGCGCGCTCATCTCCACCACAGCGCTCAGCGGTGCACTTGCTCCACAAGCAACCCCGGAGGAGACTGCGCCCCCCGCAACCATTTCCGCGAGTGCCACGCCCACTCCCACCACGGAAGCCAGTCCCAGTCCCAGCACTCAGGCAGCAGCGCCGGAACCCCGCGCCGCCGCTCCCGAGCGGCTGATCGTTGAATCTGCGGGCATCGATGTGGCGGTTTTGCCCCTCACACCTTCTTCGGCGGACGAGGCGTCCCAATCCCTCGTTCCACCATTCACCCTGGACGGCTACTGGCTGACCTCATTCGGCATGCCCGGACGCGGATCGAACGACACCACGTACATCACTGGGCACAGCTGGGAAGATCGTGAAGCTCCGTTCAATCGCCTCAGCACCGACGTGGAGGTGGGACACGAAATAGTGCTGCACACCGGCTCGGGTGCACAGCACTATGTTGTCGATTCGATAACCACCCATGACAAGGACACCCTCAAAGACAGCGACATCTGGGAGATCACTCCGAACAGGCTGGTCCTCATCAGCTGTTACACGGAAGACCCCTGGGGCAAGAACGTCGTAGTCACCGCAAATCCGAAGACCTCGCCCTAG
- a CDS encoding MFS transporter, whose product MPTATRKAAERTSRFGFAFIGVLLIAVNLRVSFVSVGPVLGNISSDLQLSSAGAGFLTGLPLIAFAVFSPVAPAFASRLGLDRALWLSLLILASGIVLRSIPLPGLIWVGTAFIGLAIAFLNVLVPSLVKRDFPTRVSQITGSYTATQAAFAAIGAAVVVPVAQTSPAGWRLALGIWVGLALIAMAVLLPWLRRHASDSARAATPEATYRSPWSSALGWQVTLFMGLQSIAFYVLMAWLPTIEQSRGVPATTAGLHLSVFLLVSVFASLAAGAILHRGTDQRLMSFASGALAFVTFLGLAVAPDLTLLWVLLGAIGCGNLIVIALSLFSLRTVNYPQAAALSGMAQSVGYGLGAAGPVMFGGLRDLSGDWTLPLLVTAGIMAVLALMGVLTGRDRVISSA is encoded by the coding sequence ATGCCCACTGCCACCCGAAAAGCGGCGGAACGAACTTCCCGTTTCGGATTCGCCTTCATCGGCGTCCTGCTCATCGCCGTCAACCTTCGGGTGTCTTTTGTCAGCGTTGGGCCGGTTCTTGGGAATATCAGCAGTGACCTTCAGTTGTCCAGTGCAGGGGCGGGTTTCCTGACCGGCCTACCGCTCATCGCATTTGCGGTGTTTTCACCCGTCGCGCCCGCGTTTGCTTCCCGGCTTGGGCTCGACCGTGCGCTCTGGTTGTCCCTGCTGATCCTCGCATCAGGCATTGTGCTCCGTTCCATACCGCTGCCGGGCCTGATCTGGGTGGGCACAGCTTTCATCGGGCTCGCCATCGCGTTTCTCAACGTCCTCGTTCCTTCGCTCGTGAAGCGTGATTTTCCAACGAGGGTCAGCCAGATCACCGGTAGCTACACAGCAACACAAGCTGCTTTTGCCGCGATTGGGGCCGCCGTCGTCGTTCCGGTGGCACAGACATCGCCTGCGGGATGGCGACTGGCGCTCGGAATCTGGGTGGGACTGGCCCTGATAGCCATGGCAGTCCTCCTGCCATGGCTGCGCCGTCACGCGTCGGATAGCGCGCGGGCCGCGACGCCGGAGGCCACCTACCGGTCGCCCTGGTCCTCGGCGTTGGGCTGGCAGGTGACCCTGTTCATGGGACTGCAGTCGATTGCCTTTTACGTTTTGATGGCCTGGTTACCGACCATCGAGCAAAGCCGCGGCGTTCCGGCGACGACGGCGGGGCTTCACCTGTCTGTGTTCCTCCTGGTCAGCGTGTTTGCCAGCCTTGCTGCCGGCGCGATCCTTCATCGCGGAACAGACCAGCGCCTGATGTCCTTCGCCAGCGGTGCGCTGGCTTTCGTGACTTTTCTCGGGCTCGCGGTTGCACCGGACCTCACCCTGCTGTGGGTGCTGCTCGGGGCGATCGGATGCGGAAACCTTATTGTCATCGCCCTGTCACTGTTCAGCCTCCGGACCGTGAACTACCCGCAGGCAGCAGCCTTGTCCGGCATGGCGCAGTCCGTGGGCTATGGTCTCGGCGCGGCCGGTCCGGTGATGTTCGGCGGTCTTCGGGACCTGAGCGGCGACTGGACGCTTCCGCTACTAGTGACCGCCGGCATCATGGCAGTGCTCGCCCTGATGGGCGTGCTGACTGGACGGGACCGGGTGATCAGCAGCGCGTGA
- a CDS encoding DedA family protein, which produces MWSIPTRASTGGTPEQSGLSGVITDVMSALGEIGVGVLVLLETVFPPIPSEVVLPLAGFLSQQGEMNAVLVLALATLGSFIGALLLYLLGAKLGEERVVRGLSRLPLVDRDDFERAARWFHRHGRSAVFFGRLIPGVRSLISLPAGAEHMPLGSFTLFTVAGSLLWNVLLIGLGYFLGTQYHLVDQYSQYFDIVIYVVLGAFIGWLILRRVRRRRAG; this is translated from the coding sequence ATGTGGTCAATACCAACGCGGGCTAGTACGGGCGGAACCCCGGAGCAGTCAGGCCTGAGCGGAGTCATCACCGATGTCATGAGCGCCCTCGGCGAGATCGGTGTCGGCGTTCTGGTTCTCCTTGAAACGGTCTTTCCTCCCATCCCGAGCGAAGTTGTCCTGCCCCTTGCCGGCTTCCTGTCGCAGCAGGGCGAGATGAACGCCGTTCTTGTACTCGCCCTGGCCACCCTCGGAAGCTTCATCGGCGCTCTGCTCCTGTACCTGCTCGGTGCGAAGCTGGGCGAGGAACGGGTGGTGCGCGGGCTCTCCCGACTGCCGCTGGTGGACCGCGACGACTTCGAGCGGGCGGCGCGCTGGTTTCACCGCCACGGCCGCTCGGCGGTCTTCTTCGGCCGGCTGATACCGGGTGTCAGGAGCCTGATTTCCCTGCCCGCGGGCGCCGAACACATGCCGCTTGGCTCGTTCACCCTCTTCACCGTCGCAGGGAGTCTGCTGTGGAATGTGCTGCTCATCGGGCTGGGCTACTTCCTCGGAACCCAGTACCACCTCGTTGACCAGTATTCCCAGTACTTTGACATTGTCATCTATGTGGTTCTCGGCGCCTTTATCGGCTGGCTCATCCTCCGACGGGTACGACGGCGCAGGGCCGGCTAG
- a CDS encoding MarR family winged helix-turn-helix transcriptional regulator: MDTSYWSTSRLLSTAARLNENRDNERLRSIGVTHSGVTILKVLASAGSMSQVKLAQIVRVQAQTVGKALERLEVRALVTRQKSESDRRVTFVALTPAGRAILDQVQQGEGVPLGGTGYAEEDLRAALISVIDATRDNLLASGSVPEPQLVVSA; encoded by the coding sequence ATGGACACGTCGTATTGGTCAACAAGCCGCCTGCTGAGCACTGCAGCACGGCTCAATGAAAACCGTGACAATGAGCGGCTGCGCAGCATCGGCGTTACGCATTCCGGTGTGACAATCCTGAAGGTGCTGGCCTCTGCCGGATCGATGAGCCAGGTGAAGCTGGCGCAGATCGTGCGGGTTCAGGCGCAGACAGTCGGCAAAGCTTTGGAACGGCTGGAAGTACGGGCACTGGTCACGCGCCAGAAGAGTGAATCGGACCGCCGGGTAACTTTCGTCGCTCTCACTCCCGCAGGCCGCGCGATCCTTGACCAGGTGCAGCAGGGTGAGGGTGTACCGCTTGGAGGCACGGGCTACGCGGAAGAAGACCTGCGCGCCGCCCTGATCAGCGTGATCGATGCCACCCGTGACAATCTGCTCGCTTCCGGGTCCGTGCCGGAGCCGCAACTGGTCGTTTCTGCGTAG
- a CDS encoding GNAT family N-acetyltransferase, which translates to MDLRYPDRSSTSLRTAVRDNMKLSRFELYVDGDNVGYLQYETRQGQIWLLHTTIDQRLKRSRLDGYFVENVLENLHRRRLAVMPFCPTVRGYLGGHPEWASLIPASERSRFRLTPASRSRKTTSRAS; encoded by the coding sequence ATGGACCTGCGTTACCCAGACCGCTCATCAACAAGCCTGCGGACAGCTGTCCGCGACAACATGAAGCTGAGCCGGTTCGAGCTGTATGTTGACGGCGACAACGTCGGCTACCTGCAATACGAAACCAGGCAGGGCCAGATCTGGCTGCTGCACACCACCATTGATCAGCGTCTCAAGCGATCCCGCCTGGATGGCTACTTCGTGGAGAACGTGCTCGAGAACCTGCACCGGAGGCGGCTGGCTGTGATGCCGTTTTGTCCCACCGTCCGTGGTTATCTGGGCGGTCACCCTGAGTGGGCCTCGCTGATCCCGGCATCCGAGCGGTCGCGGTTCCGCCTCACTCCTGCCTCCAGATCGCGAAAGACGACGTCCCGCGCATCCTGA
- the rsmD gene encoding 16S rRNA (guanine(966)-N(2))-methyltransferase RsmD, translating into MSRIIAGVAGGTTLTSVPGQATRPTTDRVKEALFSRLDAYNVLAGAHVLDLFAGSGSLGVEAASRGAATVDLVESADRAAAACRANADAMNQVLGWTCVRVHRSKVETYLNRVPEEALWDVVLMDPPYPLEDAPLVTILSSLVPHLAEGAVVVLERSSRSGEPEWPDGIERFADKKYGETRLWYLEPV; encoded by the coding sequence ATGAGTCGAATCATCGCCGGGGTCGCAGGTGGCACTACGCTGACCAGCGTCCCGGGCCAGGCGACGCGACCCACCACTGACCGGGTCAAGGAAGCCTTGTTTTCCCGCCTGGATGCCTACAACGTTCTGGCGGGCGCGCATGTGCTGGATCTCTTCGCCGGATCGGGGTCGCTGGGGGTGGAAGCGGCGAGCCGGGGAGCAGCAACAGTGGACCTTGTCGAGTCCGCGGACCGGGCTGCTGCCGCCTGCCGTGCAAACGCCGATGCGATGAACCAGGTCCTTGGTTGGACCTGCGTTCGCGTGCACAGGTCGAAGGTTGAGACCTATCTGAATCGGGTCCCGGAAGAGGCACTGTGGGATGTGGTTCTCATGGACCCGCCCTATCCGCTCGAGGATGCGCCTCTGGTGACCATCCTGTCCTCTCTGGTTCCGCATCTGGCGGAAGGAGCCGTCGTCGTGCTCGAACGCTCATCGCGCTCAGGGGAGCCTGAGTGGCCCGACGGGATTGAGCGCTTCGCTGACAAGAAGTACGGCGAGACCCGGCTCTGGTACCTGGAACCGGTCTAG
- a CDS encoding thiamine-phosphate kinase, whose product MPLTVSQLSESALLERIVPRLRGTPGNPTGVLLGPGDDAAIVAAPDGRMLISIDTQVQDMDFRLQWANGYRTTGFDVGWKAAAQNLSDINAMGGRATSLVVSLTLPASTDVAWVEDLAEGLTAAIHELGASTCAVVGGDLGRGTELSVTAAVTGSLDGRPPVVRSGAQPGDAVVLAGTVGRAAAGLALLESAHGYAALEEELREFVRAQCRPRPPLAFGPAAAEAGATSMLDVSDGLVRDARRIATASSVRIDLDPAALRSLGEPLRGAAELLGKDPLEWVLGGGEDHGLLATVNPNVMPLAGFTAVGSVEAGPAEVTVGSQSPATVGWDHFAD is encoded by the coding sequence ATGCCACTCACCGTCAGCCAGCTGAGCGAGTCTGCCCTGCTTGAGCGTATTGTGCCGCGTCTCCGTGGCACACCGGGCAACCCCACAGGGGTGCTGCTCGGCCCGGGGGATGACGCCGCCATCGTGGCCGCTCCAGACGGACGGATGCTTATATCCATCGACACCCAGGTCCAGGACATGGATTTTCGGCTGCAGTGGGCCAACGGGTACAGAACCACCGGGTTCGACGTCGGGTGGAAAGCCGCCGCGCAGAACCTGAGCGACATCAACGCGATGGGCGGCCGTGCCACCTCCCTCGTTGTCAGTCTCACACTGCCCGCAAGCACGGACGTCGCCTGGGTCGAGGACCTTGCGGAAGGACTCACCGCCGCGATCCACGAGCTGGGGGCCTCCACCTGCGCAGTAGTCGGAGGCGACCTCGGGCGTGGAACTGAACTCTCGGTCACTGCCGCGGTCACAGGTTCACTGGACGGGCGCCCTCCGGTGGTGCGGTCAGGCGCACAGCCGGGCGACGCCGTCGTGCTGGCCGGAACGGTAGGCCGCGCAGCAGCCGGGTTGGCACTGCTGGAATCTGCTCATGGATACGCTGCGCTGGAAGAGGAACTGCGTGAGTTCGTTCGTGCGCAGTGCCGGCCCCGTCCGCCGCTGGCGTTCGGCCCAGCGGCGGCAGAGGCCGGTGCAACCTCGATGCTGGATGTCTCCGACGGCCTGGTGCGTGATGCCCGGAGGATCGCTACCGCCAGCTCGGTGCGCATTGACCTGGATCCTGCAGCACTGCGGTCTCTCGGTGAGCCGCTTCGCGGAGCCGCGGAATTGCTGGGAAAGGACCCGCTGGAATGGGTGCTCGGCGGGGGAGAGGACCATGGGCTGCTGGCCACCGTTAACCCAAACGTTATGCCGCTGGCAGGCTTCACTGCGGTAGGCTCGGTAGAGGCCGGACCTGCCGAAGTGACCGTCGGGTCACAGTCTCCAGCCACCGTGGGATGGGATCACTTTGCAGACTAA